One segment of Carya illinoinensis cultivar Pawnee chromosome 13, C.illinoinensisPawnee_v1, whole genome shotgun sequence DNA contains the following:
- the LOC122292602 gene encoding uncharacterized protein LOC122292602: protein MLIIFLCMCYDNYFYCSLCIWTAMPESRGENCSSSGKSIVEYPICYCGIKACQRTAHMDENEGRRFFGCQNYMSGKSCGYFFWYDPEISSYCQKTIKRLQHSIDKLKLEVEKIQASMDIQSLNHRLQIESEKRKRQMEKATYVTLISLSWFFFVGLLISSCGWFKGKC from the exons atgttaataatttttctGTGTATGTGCTACGACAACTACTTTTATTGTTCTCTTTGTATATGGACAGCAATGCCTGAGTCACGTGGTGAAAATTGCTCAAGCTCAGGAAAGTCAATAGTTGAGTACCCAATTTGTTACTGTGGAATTAAAGCTTGTCAAAGAACTGCGCATATGGATGAAAATGAGGGGCGGCGATTTTTTGGATGCCAAAACTATATG TCTGGGAAGTCTTGTGGATACTTCTTCTGGTATGACCCTGAAATATCATCATATTGCCAAAAAACTATCAAACGATTACAACACtcaattgataaattaaaacttgaagttgaaaagaTCCAAGCATCAATGGATATCCAAAGCTTGAATCATCGACTACAAATAGAGTCCGAGAAGCGCAAGAGGCAAATGGAGAAGGCTACCTACGTGACACTAATTTCATTGTCGTGGTTTTTCTTTGTTGGGTTGCTTATATCTAGTTGTGGTTGGTTCAAAgggaaatgttaa
- the LOC122292182 gene encoding protein FAR1-RELATED SEQUENCE 5-like, with translation MASNVHLTDDEYDEVFVDDGPDNYDGTEEPKEDDGVEEPIVGRTFSSEEEVRSYYMRYAKQKGFGVRRRNSRQSEDGRVRWFTLVCARQGTAKSQASNILKPRQTERVGCKARINAVLNEDGGYSLSSVILNHTHYVSPGKARHFRCFKKVDARVAKRLEINDEAGIRTSKTFQSVIVEAGGYENVPFGQKECQNYIEKARQLRLGVGGVEALTNYFQEMQKINAEFFYAIDVGPDMRLKNVFWADTRSRAAYQSFGDVITFDTTYLTNAYKMPFAPFVGVNHHGQSILFGCGLISNEDANTFEWLFESWLKCMNDQPPNAIITDQDKAMKVAIARVFPTTRHRFCLWHIMKKLPEKFGSHSRYDEIKDSLHKCVYDSLSENEFEERWGALLETNDLRENAWLRLLYAYRHYWVPAYVKNTFWAGMSTTQRSEGMNAFFDDYVHSRTTLKQFVDQYDSALRRKAENEAIADFNSFNTEIPCISHYPIEKQFQKIYTIAKFKEVQEEFRGFLYLTTSYFGGDGANFTYVVGDEIKVSDGFIKHVNYFVSVCEESSLDITCSCKLFEFRGILCRHALRILAQLDKSEVPPKYILDRWRKDIKRQYVNVRSSYEATSNPEKQRFNRIQNCFYQLCSNAAKTERSCVKLISQLEQLKSEYPDDDSYGACSTAGLVTLIDGTTSKVLSPLVVRSKGRPTTKRRTHPVEKALKKPSTRRRLSTTEQSSLHDQESQVWTHGQDFFCTPLSARPPPVQAQPVQMNDSDQDDLRQPRWWQP, from the exons ATGGCTTCCAATGTACACTTGACGGATGATGAGTATGATGAAGTTTTTGTTGATGATGGGCCTGATAATTATGATGGTACCGAAGAACCTAAGGAAGATGATGGTGTTGAGGAACCAATAGTTGGAAGGACTTTTTCTAGTGAGGAAGAAGTCCGGTCTTATTATATGAGATATGCTAAACAGAAAGGGTTCGGGGTCCGTAGAAGGAATTCTAGACAGAGCGAAGATGGGCGGGTTAGATGGTTCACATTGGTATGTGCGCGGCAAGGCACAGCAAAGAGTCAGGCTTCCAATATACTCAAGCCAAGACAAACAGAGAGGGTAGGGTGTAAAGCAAGAATTAATGCAGTTTTGAATGAAGATGGCGGATATAGCTTGTCTAGTGTAATATTGAATCACACACATTATGTCAGTCCAGGGAAAGCAAGACACTTTAGATGCTTCAAGAAGGTAGATGCTCGTGTGGCTAAGAGGCTGGAAATAAATGATGAAGCTGGAATACGTACGTCAAAAACTTTCCAGAGTGTAATTGTTGAAGCAGGGGGGTATGAGAATGTGCCATTTGGGCAAAAGGAATGTCAAAACTATATTGAGAAAGCACGACAACTTCGTCTCGGAGTTGGAGGCGTTGAAGCTCTAACTAACTACTTCCAGGAAATGCAGAAAATTAATGCTGAATTTTTTTATGCGATTGATGTCGGCCCTGACATGAGGTTAAAGAATGTGTTTTGGGCAGACACCCGAAGTAGAGCTGCGTATCAATCATTCGGGGATGTAATCACTTTTGATACCACATACTTGACCAATGCTTATAAAATGCCATTTGCGCCATTTGTGGGCGTGAACCATCATGGTCAGTCAATCCTATTCGGGTGTGGATTGATTTCCAATGAGGATGCGAATACTTTTGAGTGGTTGTTTGAGTCATGGTTGAAGTGTATGAATGACCAACCACCAAATGCAATCATTACAGACCAAGATAAGGCAATGAAAGTTGCAATTGCCAGGGTGTTTCCAACAACTAGGCATCGCTTCTGTTTGTGGCATATCATGAAGAAGCTTCCAGAAAAATTTGGGTCACATTCTCGATATGACGAGATCAAAGATAGTCTACACAAATGTGTGTATGACTCATTAAGTGAGAATGAGTTTGAAGAACGATGGGGCGCTTTGCTTGAAACAAATGATCTTCGCGAGAATGCTTGGTTGAGATTGCTTTATGCTTATAGGCATTATTGGGTGCCGGCGTAcgtaaaaaatacattttgggcCGGAATGTCAACCACACAACGTAGTGAgggcatgaatgcattttttgatgaCTACGTTCACTCCCGGACCACATTGAAACAATTTGTGGATCAGTACGATTCAGCCCTTAGAAGAAAGGCAGAGAATGAAGCAATTGCTGACTTTAATTCATTTAACACTGAGATTCCTTGCATATCTCACTATCCTATCGAGAagcaatttcaaaaaatatatacaattgcCAAGTTCAAGGAAGTCCAAGAAGAATTTCGAGGGTTTTTGTATTTGACTACCTCGTATTTTGGTGGTGATGGGGCAAACTTTACGTACGTAGTCGGGGATGAGATTAAGGTGAGTGATGGATTCATTAAACACGTAAACTATTTTGTTAGCGTATGTGAAGAATCTTCTCTTGATATTACATGCAGTTgcaaattatttgagtttagggGAATATTATGTCGACATGCTCTTCGAATCCTGGCACAGTTAGACAAGAGTGAAGTTCCACCAAAATACATTTTGGATCGGTGGAGGAAGGATATAAAGAGACAATATGTCAATGTAAGAAGTAGTTATGAGGCGACGAGCAATCCTGAGAAACAAAGGTTCAATCGGATCCAGAATTGCTTCTATCAACTATGTTCAAATGCCGCAAAGACCGAGAGAAGCTGTGTGAAATTGATCAGCCAACTAGAACAATTGAAATCGGAGTACCCCGATGACGATTCATATGGTGCTTGTTCCACAGCTGGTCTTGTTACTCTCATTGATGGCACAACCAGCAAAGTTCTTAGTCCATTAGTTGTTCGGAGTAAAGGGAGACCCACAACTAAGAGAAGAACACACCCCGTTGAGAAGGCTCTCAAGAAACCGAGTACTAGAAGGAGATTGTCCACAACTGAG CAATCCTCGCTACATGATCAAGAAAGCCAAGTTTGGACACATGGGCAGGATTTTTTTTGTACTCCCTTGTCTGCTCGTCCACCTCCAGTGCAAGCGCAACCTGTGCAGATGAATGACTCGGATCAGGATGATTTACGACAGCCTAGATGGTGGCAGCCATGA